The Accipiter gentilis chromosome 9, bAccGen1.1, whole genome shotgun sequence genome includes a region encoding these proteins:
- the LOC126042765 gene encoding cytochrome P450 26A1 isoform X2, which produces MGFSALVASALCTFLLPLLLFLAAVKLWDLYCVSGRDPSCPLPLPPGTMGLPFFGETLQMVLQRRKFLQMKRRKYGFIYKTHLFGRPTVRVMGAENVRHILLGEHRLVSVQWPASVRTILGSGCLSNLHNGQHKHRKKHYVPVIQEEVSACLARWLGAAGPCLLVYPEVKRLMFRIAMRILLGFQPRQASPDGEQQLVEAFEEMIRNLFSLPIDVPFSGLYRGLRARNIIHAKIEENIRAKMARKEPEGGYKDALQLLMEHTQGNGEQLNMQELKESATELLFGGHETTASAATSLIAFLGLHHDVLQKVRKELQVKGLLCSPNQEKQLDMEVLEQLKYTGCVIKETLRLSPPVPGGFRIALKTLELNGYQIPKGWNVIYSICDTHDVADLFTNKDEFNPDRFMSPSPEDSSRFSFIPFGGGLRSCVGKEFAKVLLKIFTVELARSCDWQLLNGPPTMKTGPIVYPVDNLPTKFIGFSGQI; this is translated from the exons ATGGGCTTCTCCGCCCTGGTCGCCAGCGCCCTGTGCACCTtcctgctgcccctgctgctCTTTCTGGCCGCTGTCAAGCTCTGGGACCTGTACTGCGTGAGCGGCCGCGACCCCAGCTGCCCGCTCCCGCTGCCCCCGGGCACCATGGGGCTCCCCTTCTTCGGGGAGACGCTGCAGATGGTGCTGCAG aGGCGGAAATTCCTGCAAATGAAGCGCAGGAAATACGGCTTCATCTACAAGACTCACCTCTTCGGGCGGCCCACGGTGCGGGTGATGGGCGCCGAGAACGTGCGGCACATCCTGCTGGGCGAGCACCGGCTCGTCTCCGTGCAGTGGCCCGCCTCGGTGCGCACCATCCTGGGCTCGGGCTGCCTCTCCAACCTCCACAACGGGCAGCACAAGCACCGCAAAAAG CACTACGTGCCCGTCATCCAGGAGGAGGTGAGCGCCTGCCTGGCCCGGTGGCTGGGGGCCGCCGGGCCCTGCCTGCTGGTGTACCCCGAGGTGAAGCGCCTCATGTTCCGCATCGCCATGAGGATCCTGCTGGGCTTCCAGCCCCGCCAGGCCAGCCCCGACGGcgagcagcagctggtggaggcTTTCGAGGAGATGATCCGcaacctcttctccctccccatcGACGTGCCCTTCAGCGGGCTCTACCGG GGCTTGCGGGCGCGCAACATCATCCACGCCAAGATCGAGGAGAACATCCGTGCCAAGATGGCCCGCAAGGAGCCTGAGGGCGGCTACAAGGATGCGTTGCAGCTGCTGATGGAGCACACACAGGGCAACGGGGAGCAGCTCAACATGCAG GAGCTGAAGGAGTCTgccacagagctgctgtttggGGGCCATGAAACCACTGCTAGTGCTGCCACGTCGCTGATCGCCTTCCTAGGGCTCCACCACGACGTCCTGCAGAAAGTGAGGAAAGAGCTGCAGGTGAAG GGGTTACTGTGCAGTCCCAACCAAGAGAAGCAGCTGGACATGGAGGTCTTGGAGCAGCTGAAGTACACGGGCTGTGTCATCAAAGAGACCCTCAGGCTGAGCCCGCCTGTTCCTGGAGGATTTCGAATAGCGCTCAAGACCCTTGAGCTAAAT GGTTACCAGATCCCTAAAGGCTGGAACGTTATTTACAGTATCTGTGATACCCACGATGTGGCAGATCTCTTCACCAATAAGGATGAATTCAACCCGGATCGCTTCATGTCTCCATCTCCAGAGGATTCCTCTAGGTTCAGTTTCATTCCTTTCGGTGGGGGCTTGAGGAGCTGCGTGGGCAAAGAGTTTGCAAAAgtccttctaaaaatatttacagtggaGTTGGCTCGGAGCTGTGACTGGCAGCTGCTGAATGGACCTCCTACAATGAAAACGGGCCCCATAGTGTACCCTGTGGACAATCTGCCTACCAAATTCATAGGTTTCAGCGGCCAAATCTGA
- the LOC126042765 gene encoding cytochrome P450 26A1 isoform X1: MGFSALVASALCTFLLPLLLFLAAVKLWDLYCVSGRDPSCPLPLPPGTMGLPFFGETLQMVLQRRKFLQMKRRKYGFIYKTHLFGRPTVRVMGAENVRHILLGEHRLVSVQWPASVRTILGSGCLSNLHNGQHKHRKKVIMRAFSRDALQHYVPVIQEEVSACLARWLGAAGPCLLVYPEVKRLMFRIAMRILLGFQPRQASPDGEQQLVEAFEEMIRNLFSLPIDVPFSGLYRGLRARNIIHAKIEENIRAKMARKEPEGGYKDALQLLMEHTQGNGEQLNMQELKESATELLFGGHETTASAATSLIAFLGLHHDVLQKVRKELQVKGLLCSPNQEKQLDMEVLEQLKYTGCVIKETLRLSPPVPGGFRIALKTLELNGYQIPKGWNVIYSICDTHDVADLFTNKDEFNPDRFMSPSPEDSSRFSFIPFGGGLRSCVGKEFAKVLLKIFTVELARSCDWQLLNGPPTMKTGPIVYPVDNLPTKFIGFSGQI; the protein is encoded by the exons ATGGGCTTCTCCGCCCTGGTCGCCAGCGCCCTGTGCACCTtcctgctgcccctgctgctCTTTCTGGCCGCTGTCAAGCTCTGGGACCTGTACTGCGTGAGCGGCCGCGACCCCAGCTGCCCGCTCCCGCTGCCCCCGGGCACCATGGGGCTCCCCTTCTTCGGGGAGACGCTGCAGATGGTGCTGCAG aGGCGGAAATTCCTGCAAATGAAGCGCAGGAAATACGGCTTCATCTACAAGACTCACCTCTTCGGGCGGCCCACGGTGCGGGTGATGGGCGCCGAGAACGTGCGGCACATCCTGCTGGGCGAGCACCGGCTCGTCTCCGTGCAGTGGCCCGCCTCGGTGCGCACCATCCTGGGCTCGGGCTGCCTCTCCAACCTCCACAACGGGCAGCACAAGCACCGCAAAAAG GTGATCATGCGGGCCTTCTCCCGGGACGCCCTGCAGCACTACGTGCCCGTCATCCAGGAGGAGGTGAGCGCCTGCCTGGCCCGGTGGCTGGGGGCCGCCGGGCCCTGCCTGCTGGTGTACCCCGAGGTGAAGCGCCTCATGTTCCGCATCGCCATGAGGATCCTGCTGGGCTTCCAGCCCCGCCAGGCCAGCCCCGACGGcgagcagcagctggtggaggcTTTCGAGGAGATGATCCGcaacctcttctccctccccatcGACGTGCCCTTCAGCGGGCTCTACCGG GGCTTGCGGGCGCGCAACATCATCCACGCCAAGATCGAGGAGAACATCCGTGCCAAGATGGCCCGCAAGGAGCCTGAGGGCGGCTACAAGGATGCGTTGCAGCTGCTGATGGAGCACACACAGGGCAACGGGGAGCAGCTCAACATGCAG GAGCTGAAGGAGTCTgccacagagctgctgtttggGGGCCATGAAACCACTGCTAGTGCTGCCACGTCGCTGATCGCCTTCCTAGGGCTCCACCACGACGTCCTGCAGAAAGTGAGGAAAGAGCTGCAGGTGAAG GGGTTACTGTGCAGTCCCAACCAAGAGAAGCAGCTGGACATGGAGGTCTTGGAGCAGCTGAAGTACACGGGCTGTGTCATCAAAGAGACCCTCAGGCTGAGCCCGCCTGTTCCTGGAGGATTTCGAATAGCGCTCAAGACCCTTGAGCTAAAT GGTTACCAGATCCCTAAAGGCTGGAACGTTATTTACAGTATCTGTGATACCCACGATGTGGCAGATCTCTTCACCAATAAGGATGAATTCAACCCGGATCGCTTCATGTCTCCATCTCCAGAGGATTCCTCTAGGTTCAGTTTCATTCCTTTCGGTGGGGGCTTGAGGAGCTGCGTGGGCAAAGAGTTTGCAAAAgtccttctaaaaatatttacagtggaGTTGGCTCGGAGCTGTGACTGGCAGCTGCTGAATGGACCTCCTACAATGAAAACGGGCCCCATAGTGTACCCTGTGGACAATCTGCCTACCAAATTCATAGGTTTCAGCGGCCAAATCTGA